DNA sequence from the Epinephelus fuscoguttatus linkage group LG2, E.fuscoguttatus.final_Chr_v1 genome:
TCTGTTACTGCTTTTAAAAGTTTTAGATggtttttgatcattttgttttagtctttaagttgttttaatatttatacTCTCCTTTCATTTTCTATGTAATTTCCTACAATCTATGACATACAAACACGTTTCCAACTTCCATACCTTTTAATTAGTGTAACACTAGTTTTCGGGTTGGAAAAAGTGGAGAGATCCAATACTGCCTTTTGAATAAGTGCAGGGAGAAGTCCCCCTGTGTAAATATGCTGCTGAATGTGTCTTTTCTAGTATGAGCTGTagtctgtagctattgtttttaagAATACATCTCTTTATTTGTCATGCCTTCGCTCCTTCTGTTTGTACCACTGGCTGTTAatcaattaaaacagaaatgataCACAGTCTAGTTTATACCAAGGAAatcaataaaatgaataaactgttttaaattttGTCAACACAGGGATACAGTAAAAACTGAAGAAAATCCTAATTTAATTTGGCACACATCATCTTTGGTAGTGCTTCCTAAAATACGCCACCTCTggcaagcttttattttgaaattcggAACCGGAAGTTTATTTGCACGTTACTTTAGCTTACTTGGCACCGGTACTGTGTTGTAGCTACTTTTGCATCACACTACGCAGTCCATCTTTGTGGACTTCCAGTAGGACATTGGACAGATTATGAAGATATGACTGCCATGTTTTGAAAGAAATCGCCATTTTAAGAGTTTGAAAAATGGGTAAAAAAGATAAAGTAGACCGGGGTGAGTTGAGATGCTAATGCTACGGTTTAACCTAGCTAGCCGTTAGCTAACAGGGGCATGCTGAAAGATGAAGCTCTTGTATGTATAGGCTACTGAAAGTTACTTGTTCCTGCTGTGTTATTGCTGATCACACTATAGTTTTACATTTGGAGACTTTAAATTCATCCTTTGGTTATTCCATGTCGTGCTAAAGAGTAGCAGTTGTATTAAAAGGCTGTATATCTGTCAAGGGGTGTAACGTTATATCTGGTGTCATATCTGTCAAACATATGTGAGTGCATTTAATATCACTAATGCTACATGAGACTACATTCTAGCAAACAGGCAAAATGAATAGACAGCAGGACAAGCTGTAGTAAAGGAATCATATCCTCATAATGTGTATAGCAAAAAGCATTTAATTTGCGGGTTTTCAAACAAGTTATTATATATTATGATATTGCCAGGATACATTTCTGCTGTCTGTTATTTGTCCACTTCCataactgaaaatgttttctatCTGTTGGGTTACAGACAAGAAGTCCAAAAAGCGTTtctatgaggaggaggaagatgaggacgAAGCAGTGGGCAGCGAGTCCCAGGAGGCCGTACCTGCTGCTGCAGGGAAACAAGTGGACGAGTCCAGTACAAAACTGGATGAATATGGAGCCAAAGACTACCGAGTTCAGATGCTGCTGAAGAATGATCACACTGCACGCCCCCTCTGGGTGGTAAGATGTGTTCAGATCGTTGATTTCCTCACTTGACTCCTCACAGTTTAATCAAAAACTTGTGGTTCTCATTCTGATTTTACACACTCTCTTTGTATTTCTGTCCCATTGTTTCTTTTCACTCTTCTCTCCTCCAGGCTCCAGATGGACACATCTTCCTGGAGGCCTTCTCACCAGTTTACAAGTATGCTCAGGATTTCCTGGTGGCCATTGCGGAGCCGGTGTGCAGGCCTAACCACGTCCATGAGTACAAGCTGACAGCCTATTCCCTGTATGCAGCTGTCAGCGTGGGGCTGCAGACCTCAGATATTGTGGAGTACCTGCAGAAACTCAGCAAGACATCTGTACCTGATGGAATTGTGCAGTTTATAAAGGTCTGAATAAAAGAGTATCTggtgttttaaaaatgacaaattccagatgaaatgtttttaatgtcataAGTGTAAAATTTGGTTCTTTAATCACTGCATTTTatccctcttcttctctcagcTCTGCACAGTCAGCTACGGCAAAGTCAAGCTGGTTCTGAAGCACAATAGGTAAAGTCGTTACAACAACCGTCCCTTCTGCGTTGGCGTCATTAATCATCCCTTCAGTGCTCATCTCAAACTGTGCTGCCTGTGTACCCTCAGGTATTTTGTTGAGAGTGCCTTTCCTGATGTGATCCAGCGGCTTCTGCAGGACAATGTGATCCGTGAATGTCGTCTTCGTACCGCAGACGGAGCAGATACTGAGCTTATTACTGAAGTCATCCACAGCAAGTCAGCGGTATGCCATCCAACATCCTTTTTACTCCCAAACATAGAAACTGATTTCTTATTGTTTTAGTTTTGAATGATCTATgaatttaaacatgttttaaacacAGATATGCTTTTGTGTGTACCACTCAGTGCTTCAACTTTAAACCAGAAGAGGTTGTTAAGACAATCATCGTATTAAGTTACTCCTAACACTATTGTAAAACTTATTTGGATAAAAGGGAATGTTGAGAATGTGTGAGCCctgaacatttaaaaatgtctgtTACACCTCTGGTGATACCCAACATTGCACTCAAAGTCATAGTGCATCATGCCGTGTTGTACTTCTCAGGCAGGGGGCAGATCATGCAGCTGCTGCTAGATGGCAGCACAACAAGGATATTGAACTTGTGAATAGACATTCTTTAAAATGGGATCATGCTCACATTTTAACAAAATGATATTGATGACATGAGGAAGGATGTGTTGTCTTGCAGGAGCTGAAGAGTCATATCAGGCCCATTAGGGTTTTTGTAACCTGTAAATTATACTACCATCTAATTTGAAAGCAGTAACAAGTTGAAGTTTGGGAATAATCTCAGAGTTGGGCCTCTTTACTTAAAAATGTAACTGCTGTCCTGGTCATACCCTAAGAAATCGGCTTTTGTGTCTTATTCTGACAGATTTCCAAGTCTGTTGAGGATAAGGGGGGCACGTCCACCTCACAGCAGCCTGCCGATGGACAAACCTCAACCCAGCAGGTCCCTGAGGACATTTTCAGCTACTATGAGCAGATGGAtaaagatgaagaagaggaggaagagactcAGACTGTGTCCTTTGAGATTCGCCAGGTACATATCAGacttctttttcatttgttttctgttttaccaCTACATACTTAACACTACTGCTGACATTTATGCTGCTTAGGTTTTGTGGCTTTATTTCAAATGAAGTGCGACACTTAAAATCAGATTTTTGTGCCCTTCCCTGAACTGTTCTTTTCTGATCTGGTGTAGGAGATGATTGAAGAGCTGCAGAAGCGTTGTATTCAGCTGGAGTACCCCCTCCTGGCAGAGTACGACTTTCGCAATGATACAGTCAACCCAGACATCAACATAGACCTGAAGCCCACTGCTGTGTTACGGCCCTACCAGGAAAAGAGTCTGCGCAAGATGTTTGGAAATGGACGTGCTCGCTCCGGGGTCATCGTGCTGCCCTGCGGTGAGACAGCTGGTTTACTGCAGCTGAGGGAAAACATTTCATCACAGGACAGAAACAGTCTTGAAATGACAAAATAGTAGAGCTTGAATAGACATTAACAGTGTACAATATGAGattatgttaaaaaatacagtataccTTCAACCCAAACTATAACATATTGTTAGTAATCTTTTGCAGCATAAATCCTCTCTTTAAAAAGCATGTATGTCTTGATATTTTATCTCCCTTTGCTTTCCAGGTGCGGGCAAATCTCTGGTGGGTGTGACAGCAGCGTGCACGGTGCGTAAGCGCTGCCTCGTGTTGGGGAACTCCTCCGTTTCAGTGGAACAGTGGAAGGCTCAGTTCAAGATGTGGTCCACGATCGACGACTCCCAGATTTGCCGCTTTACCTCTGATGCCAAGGACAAGCCCATCGGCTGCTCGGTGGCCATCAGCACCTACTCTATGTTGGGTCACACCACCAAGCGCTCCTGGGAGGCTGAGAGAGTCATGGAGTGGATGCGGAGCCAGGAGTGGGGACTGATTATCCTGGATGAGGTGCACACTATCCCTGGTGAGCCGTTACAGTGCAACTTTTCTCCAGACAACTTTACATTACTTTCCGATGTAGCTGTAAATTTCGAGAATGTTTTGAAGTAATGCATATTTTGCTGAGATGGATTAACATGTTAACATAATAATTCTCTGCTTTCTCAACAGCCAGAATGTTCCGTCGTGTTCTGACCATTGTCCAGGCTCACTGCAAAATGGGGCTCACAGCCACACTGGTCAGGGAAGATGACAAGATTGTGGACCTGAACTTCCTGATTGGGCCTAAACTTTATGAGGCCAACTGGATGGAATTACAGAACAATGGCTACATTGCCAAAGTCCAGTGTGCAGAGGTGAGTTTCTAACTGAGATAAAGGGACATACATCATATTTATAATTAGTCCACAATGAGCTGTTAGTGAGGCTGCAGACTCATACTTTAGCTGtatgtgtttttcttcagtatttacccttttttaaatatattcacggtcttttttctctttgtgtttttgttctccaaaaacataatgaatTTGGTTCCCTATTTATCATTTAACCCCCTATGGTACACTGTTGCCTCGAGGTAACATCCATTTTGGCCATTTGCACTCACACAATACATCCTTATTATGATgcaatgtattaaaaaaagatcAAGGGCCTTAAGGAAACTACTAGCAGTGTCTAT
Encoded proteins:
- the ercc3 gene encoding general transcription and DNA repair factor IIH helicase subunit XPB; amino-acid sequence: MGKKDKVDRDKKSKKRFYEEEEDEDEAVGSESQEAVPAAAGKQVDESSTKLDEYGAKDYRVQMLLKNDHTARPLWVAPDGHIFLEAFSPVYKYAQDFLVAIAEPVCRPNHVHEYKLTAYSLYAAVSVGLQTSDIVEYLQKLSKTSVPDGIVQFIKLCTVSYGKVKLVLKHNRYFVESAFPDVIQRLLQDNVIRECRLRTADGADTELITEVIHSKSAISKSVEDKGGTSTSQQPADGQTSTQQVPEDIFSYYEQMDKDEEEEEETQTVSFEIRQEMIEELQKRCIQLEYPLLAEYDFRNDTVNPDINIDLKPTAVLRPYQEKSLRKMFGNGRARSGVIVLPCGAGKSLVGVTAACTVRKRCLVLGNSSVSVEQWKAQFKMWSTIDDSQICRFTSDAKDKPIGCSVAISTYSMLGHTTKRSWEAERVMEWMRSQEWGLIILDEVHTIPARMFRRVLTIVQAHCKMGLTATLVREDDKIVDLNFLIGPKLYEANWMELQNNGYIAKVQCAEVWCPMSPEFYREYVAIKTKKRILLYTMNPNKFRACQFLIRFHERRNDKIIVFADNVFALKEYAIRLNKPYIYGPTSQGERMQILQNFKHNPKINTIFISKVGDTSFDLPEANVLIQISSHGGSRRQEAQRLGRVLRAKKGMVAEEYNAYFYSLVSQDTQEMAYSTKRQRFLVDQGYSFKVITKLAGMEEGDLMFSTKEDQQQLLQKVLAASDLDAEEEVVVEVGGQPKFSRRTGTMSSMSGADDTVYMEYQNRGSKSSALGKSVHPLFKRFRK